The genomic window TTGCGATTACAACTTTTCATCAAGAGATGCTGCCAACACCATTATTAATTGGCTTAGCAGCCCAGCGAGAAGGTGTTCCTTTTCCAGCTTTCGTTGAAGCGCTAATGATGGAAGTCACCTTTGAAATATTACGGGAATCAGGCCTGCGATTGCCAAAAGCGATTGGGCAAGCCGTATCAATTGTTGGAACTTTAGTAATTGGTACCGCAGCTGTAGAAGCTGGGATTGTTTCTGCCGCAATGGTCATTGTCGTTTCGATTACAGCGATTTCCAGCTTTATTGTTAGCTCTTATAATTTATCAATTTCAATAAGAATGCTGCGATTTCCTTTCATGGCTTTAGCAGCTTCATTCGGTTTATTCGGATTGATCATTGGATTGATTGCACTTACCCTTCATTTATGCAGCTTAAGATCTTTCGGGATTCCTTACATGTCCCCATTTGGTCCATATATTAAAGAGGATCAAAAGGATGCCATTTTACGCTTTCCGAGATGGGGGTTATTTTCGCGCCCTCGTTTAATCAGTCAGAAAAATATTGAAAGAGATGATACTTCAGCTCCGAAACCTCCGGAAAAAAGTGAATAAATGGGTATTTTATATTATTGAAGGGAGCCTGCCTATGTTAATGGTTATAGGGATTATAGTAATAGCCATTATAATCATTGCTATAGAAGTACCTTATCTTAAAAAAAATAAGTTAAAGAAAGAAGCTTTAGTATTTTCGATTTTGCTGCTAATTGGTATTGGATTAAGCATTGCATATAATTTACATATCCACATTCCAAACCCTTTGCAAGGGCTTGCTGTTATTTTTAAGCCATTTAGCGATTTTGTTAATAGACTGCTGAAATGAAATCTAGGTGATAATGATGCTTGAAAAGGGAAAAATATCGGTTAGGCAATTTAGGGTGCTAGTGATCTTTTTTACGATTGGGACAAGTATTCTTGTAACCCCAGCAATCTTAGCTTCTTATGCAAGACAAGACGCTTGGATTGCAGTCATAATTGGTTTAGGAGCAGGCCAATTAGTCATTTGGTTATTTACTTCGATCGCTAATCTTTTTCCTAATTTGAACTTTGTCCAAGTCAATGAAAAAGTTTTCGGTAAATGGCTTGGAAAAATTATTTCGCTTTTGTTCCTAACAATGCCATTCGTTTATACGGTTGAACTTTTGTTTTATTCAGGAACTTTCATTACTGTAAACCTCATGCCAGAAACACCGATAGAAATGCTGTATATCATGACAGTGTTCATTTTGGTGATGGCTGTACGTCTCGGACTGGAAACATTTTCACGCACAGCGGAAATTAATATAGTTGTTTTTATTTTGCTTTTTTTGATATTACTATTTATTACGCCGCAATTAAAGATTGAAAACATTCAGCCTATATTAGAAAACGGGATAAAGCCTTTGCTGCTGCCAGTTTTACATTTAGTTGATGTTAGCTATTTTAATGCGGTTGTGTTATTAATGATCTACCCTGCCTATGTAAATCAGCCGAAAGATGCACAAAAATCATTTTTCATTGGTTCATTAATAGGAGGACTAGTCGTTCTTGTAATTACTTTGTTATCTACTATGGTTCTTGGTGTTGACACGACCATTAGAAATTTATATCCGGGGTATGCATTAGCCAAAAAAATTAACGTCGGTGGTTTTTTGCAGCGGATCGAAGCCGTTATAGCGTTTATGTGGATTATGGCGACT from Bacillus sp. DTU_2020_1000418_1_SI_GHA_SEK_038 includes these protein-coding regions:
- a CDS encoding endospore germination permease; its protein translation is MMLEKGKISVRQFRVLVIFFTIGTSILVTPAILASYARQDAWIAVIIGLGAGQLVIWLFTSIANLFPNLNFVQVNEKVFGKWLGKIISLLFLTMPFVYTVELLFYSGTFITVNLMPETPIEMLYIMTVFILVMAVRLGLETFSRTAEINIVVFILLFLILLFITPQLKIENIQPILENGIKPLLLPVLHLVDVSYFNAVVLLMIYPAYVNQPKDAQKSFFIGSLIGGLVVLVITLLSTMVLGVDTTIRNLYPGYALAKKINVGGFLQRIEAVIAFMWIMATYFKMLLYFYATCLGLAQVLNLKDYRPLTLPLAMIAVAFASFMIPNVVEQQNWDNGINLVFSLSVGGILPLMILIVAIIRKKLAIESSKNDM